The nucleotide window AAGCTAATGGCCTGCAACACCATATGAATAATTTGTGTCTTATGAGAAGTTTAAAGTTTTGtgaccaaaaaggaaaaaaaatcctctACTGAAAACATTTTAGCAATGTAACTTAATAATCACTAGGACCGACACTCAAATACATATCCTGTGAAGCTTGAAACTTTAGTGTCAAAAGTTTTACTGTAAAGCAATAATAGAACTGGAGAGAATCTAGCCAGACCTTTTGCACAGGATTCTGAACATTATTTGGTTTAAAACTAAAAAGCTTTTTGGGATTTTACAGCTTAAGTAGAGAACTATAAATCCCGGAAAATGgctcaagaaaaaaaaaaatgcaaccCGAAAGTAATGAATTATATCAAACAGTTTAAAGGAGAAAGTTACCAATATGGATGATATACTGAGACCAGCATGTAACTAACCACTCACTGCGCtgcaatataaataattcaagagAAAGACAGAAAGCTGTCAAGGAAAAGCATCATCAATTAAAGAAAATGTGGAGTGACTTTTTACAGTTCCCAGAGGCTGATGCCTCCCTTGTAGGTATACCTTGAAGAACCAAAACTTCTAAAAAAGCAGCTAAAGAAAGTACCAACATTTAATGCACATACAATCTTTCAGAGTGGGACCGATTGTTCATATGGGTAAACCAACAACAGCTCTCCAAGATgtagtttgattttctcttcttcttcacatGCGATGAGACTCAAAGACTGTCTTTTCTAATGACCATATAGCCACATCTCCTGGACCATTTCCCTCAAAACTTGTGGTCAGTGATTTTCCAAAACAACCCATATATCTTATTCATaagtttaatcaatttgaattaataatgtTGCAACTGAAATTATCCAAAGATGaggtgtttgtgtttgtgtttagaaagaaaagtgaaaaaacaaaacagagaGTAGATGGTATTGGTGTGGGGGTCAACATGAAACGTCCTAATCAGGACGCTCTGCTCTTGATTCCTCCCAAGTATTTGTCTGGAGCGAGGCAAAGAGACAAGGGCCATTTCATTTGCAAAGTTGGTAGCTGTCCTGTGACATTCACATTCACATGAGAAGAGAGGGTGTGTTTTCGTTGGAGGCGTCGGCACTTTACAGGGGGCTCACATGCAACCACACCATGCCATTACACCTATCAAATTGGAATTCAAACAGATTAGCTCCCTCTATCCTCATTCTGACAAAAGAGATTGCACTTGATTTTATTCTTCAGCATCTAAACAAGTATAGTAGACTTCGATATGAATTCAAAATGTAGAATGGTTTAAGAAGTCAGGACTGTGGCTCCACCCAACTGGAATATTAAATGTATTGTTCTAGCACTACAAATTGTAGCATGCATATATTCAACTGCGAGAGATTATTCATGATGATTAATTGGACATGCTTTGCTTTTTATTCACATAATTTGGTCAATTCTTAATAGACCTTAACAAAtatattagagtaatattatatatattcattttaaataaaaattaatatacttatatgtgttatcatatgttaaatatcattttatcccaaatttaaaatcactcaatcaaatgatatcacatatcaaatatgtacatattactctgttcaaaataaatatacgtaattttcattaatatatttatagcaATGCTTCATCACgtttaattagggtttttattacatcaattttcctattttcaaacataattAAAGGGTATTTTATTACATCTCCcgatttttttaattaggttTTCTATTCATACCCTATTTTCTCAAtttcaaacttgaaatttacctttttttttttaatgcacaTTCATGATTCATCCTATTGTGTgaagtttttcttcataattttataatatattttcgttgaacaacaaattatataatatacaaaaaatgtttcaatgatttagaaaaattagatttaagatttatataagaattaaggataaaaaataaattataaaatataaaataaatttatttaaaaattattacatctcaaagttaaaattatcaaaataaaaatatatttaaaaaaaatagaatgatATGGTTAAAAAATTCCGAATTACATAAGCGGGTGTCTCGGATCGCCGGAGAAAATAGAAATATGGAGAGGAAATGGGCCAAAAGTGAGCCCAAAGTCTTAGGCCAGCTCTGGCTCTGCCACCTTCCCGAACTCCACCCCCACGAAATATTCGATTCTCTTCCCAAAATTTTAACGGCAAAACTGGTTAAATCATGATTAGCATTCTCGTTCAGGTGAATCTCTGTTCTTTCATCATCAGTCTCTTCAATTGATTATTAGTCTTTTTTGGGTCTTTAATTGAACTGAGACATTTTATTCTTGTAATGCGTTAttaattttgatcttgttttcATCGTCGGAAATGCAGGAGCGATTGCTCGGTGCACTACTTGGATGTGCAGCTACTGGAGTAATTGTTTTTGAGCAACGCAAACGCATCTATAAATCCATTGCCGATGATCAATCTCAATTTGGTTCCAACTCCAAGGTACATTTTTGTATGTCTTGGTTTTTTTTcctcaaaccctaaaaatattaatttgcaACTTTTGCGtgataattgatttatttttaccaTCTTCTGTTCGAGTCCCACTAAGAAAATAGAGGATTTTTAGGTTGTAACAGAGGAGAATGTATTTGAAATTATCAGTATGTTATAATTCTTCATATAATAGACTATATATATCATT belongs to Mangifera indica cultivar Alphonso chromosome 2, CATAS_Mindica_2.1, whole genome shotgun sequence and includes:
- the LOC123204020 gene encoding uncharacterized protein LOC123204020; amino-acid sequence: MISILVQERLLGALLGCAATGVIVFEQRKRIYKSIADDQSQFGSNSKTREPIFAKKTHTEFAHIWNKTVDQTFGPVIASLSSRKW